The following are from one region of the Halarcobacter sp. genome:
- a CDS encoding FliM/FliN family flagellar motor switch protein yields MEITERDYDLLVDTQIVVDVMLGSTNITIKEFLDLSSGDIISLNKPAGTGGDIYVNKRIIGTGDIIVMDEKLAVRVQEAMDSDNVVRYFFEENML; encoded by the coding sequence ATGGAAATTACTGAACGAGATTATGATTTATTAGTAGATACACAGATAGTTGTGGATGTAATGTTAGGTAGTACAAACATCACAATTAAAGAGTTTCTTGATTTAAGTTCTGGAGATATAATTTCATTAAATAAACCTGCTGGAACAGGTGGAGACATCTATGTAAATAAAAGAATCATTGGTACAGGTGATATTATAGTTATGGATGAAAAACTTGCTGTAAGAGTACAAGAAGCTATGGATTCTGATAATGTTGTAAGATATTTTTTCGAAGAAAATATGTTATAA
- a CDS encoding tetratricopeptide repeat protein, protein MHKLIQWFNSKLKLIILFLFSFSFFSTNIYAQQDAIDSQPEILFKYDKIKESQEKFKLQVDFNKAILLLEREEYLKAIKIFKKTSQILKIPSFLNIGIAYYKMNQIENASLYLNNIYEYKEAASTNTYSYISACFYLYQIEKDRKYLETIVDVTRKYRDLTEHSKRLLSDTLIILKDYEKALDILNSMEFPMELKKAMLYMKLQDFVNAERHLEKEKNTTLNQEKKNLILWLMVFRDLKSNELTKLKEHLDEIREVKEYFKSNLDYPLEIFFNKHKYTTKEYLKSITKFNYERKVDFIFYFAPFIFSDYEEIMYDISKGFIFKNKQNVQSLEDMVKYNAKFIEIIKEDPIIRVTKLKNIIKDDSNSYVYYNLALCYAQINDFHNAYKNFSKAYKLNPGNKLYAVMTIISANRINEKIKDLAYMEQNIKSKDGMYKYFGQILYKNFIDEKYNVEFEPLNYRDTVFFRSINFLVDMENNTLSLDNQLFVENYKDPLVYLMKLAMRKEGENDYMYFSRLQDNTPLKINNNFLEGPLVITKYYIDLLKAIGLFYKADLSVDSKQKSPSYLRTKALRELHDHNPKETLKILESLQKKYKLEDKYTMYLIVAALLEAGRYNDASLQISLIKAILKDPSADFLTGVQLVQELKLSSLSQYFYQPYLDDLIDFRLINFDLLLESL, encoded by the coding sequence ATGCACAAGTTAATACAATGGTTTAATAGTAAATTGAAATTAATAATATTATTTCTTTTTAGTTTTTCTTTTTTTTCAACAAATATTTATGCCCAACAAGATGCTATTGATTCTCAACCAGAAATACTTTTTAAATATGATAAAATAAAAGAGTCTCAAGAAAAATTTAAATTGCAAGTAGATTTTAATAAAGCAATTTTACTTTTAGAAAGAGAAGAGTACTTAAAAGCTATAAAAATATTTAAAAAAACTTCTCAAATACTTAAAATTCCTTCTTTTTTAAATATTGGAATTGCCTATTATAAGATGAATCAAATAGAAAATGCAAGTTTATATTTAAATAATATATATGAATATAAAGAGGCAGCTTCTACTAATACTTATTCGTATATTTCTGCATGTTTCTATCTTTATCAAATAGAAAAAGATAGAAAGTATTTAGAAACAATTGTTGATGTTACTAGAAAATATAGAGATTTAACTGAACATTCAAAAAGATTATTATCTGACACGCTGATTATTCTTAAAGATTATGAAAAAGCCTTAGATATTCTTAATTCTATGGAATTCCCTATGGAATTAAAAAAAGCGATGTTATATATGAAGTTACAAGACTTTGTTAATGCTGAACGACATTTAGAAAAAGAGAAAAATACTACTTTAAATCAAGAGAAAAAGAATTTAATACTTTGGTTAATGGTTTTTAGAGATTTAAAATCAAATGAATTAACAAAATTAAAAGAGCATTTAGACGAGATAAGAGAGGTAAAAGAGTACTTTAAATCAAATCTAGATTATCCTTTAGAAATATTTTTTAATAAACATAAATATACAACAAAAGAGTATTTGAAATCTATAACAAAATTTAACTATGAGAGAAAAGTTGATTTTATTTTTTATTTTGCACCATTTATTTTTTCTGATTATGAAGAGATTATGTATGATATCTCAAAGGGGTTTATTTTTAAAAATAAACAAAATGTTCAAAGCTTAGAAGATATGGTTAAATATAATGCAAAATTTATAGAAATAATAAAAGAAGATCCTATTATTAGAGTAACAAAATTAAAAAATATTATTAAAGATGACTCTAATTCATATGTATATTACAATTTAGCTTTATGTTATGCACAAATAAACGATTTTCATAATGCTTATAAAAATTTCTCTAAAGCGTATAAATTAAATCCTGGTAATAAATTATATGCAGTTATGACAATAATATCTGCAAATAGAATTAATGAAAAAATAAAAGATTTGGCATATATGGAACAAAATATAAAATCAAAAGATGGAATGTATAAATATTTTGGTCAAATCTTATATAAAAATTTTATTGATGAAAAATATAATGTAGAGTTTGAACCTTTGAATTATAGAGATACAGTATTTTTTAGAAGTATAAATTTTTTAGTTGATATGGAAAATAATACTTTAAGTTTAGATAATCAATTGTTTGTAGAAAATTATAAAGATCCTTTAGTTTATTTGATGAAATTAGCAATGAGAAAAGAAGGGGAAAATGATTATATGTATTTTTCAAGATTACAAGATAATACTCCTTTAAAAATTAATAATAATTTTTTAGAAGGTCCTTTGGTAATTACAAAATATTATATTGATTTATTAAAAGCTATTGGATTGTTTTACAAAGCTGATTTAAGTGTTGATAGTAAACAAAAAAGTCCTTCATATTTACGTACAAAAGCTTTAAGAGAATTACATGATCATAATCCAAAAGAGACATTAAAAATATTAGAATCCCTTCAAAAAAAATACAAACTTGAGGACAAATACACTATGTATTTAATTGTTGCTGCATTATTAGAAGCTGGAAGATATAATGATGCTTCATTACAAATATCTCTTATAAAAGCTATATTAAAAGATCCAAGTGCAGACTTTTTAACTGGTGTTCAATTAGTTCAAGAGTTAAAACTTTCAAGTCTTAGTCAATATTTTTATCAACCATATTTAGATGATCTAATTGACTTTAGACTAATAAATTTTGATTTATTACTGGAATCTTTATAG
- a CDS encoding flagellin has protein sequence MELGKVAEIDNAKVNNIEKVKSIKEVDNKEKIIDNEQHKKIIGSTQDSEINEVILDNVQFGYNKNSKDLFVKVTRGDTEYKYPTEDMMRVKAQLLSEMEKAQKEQNNK, from the coding sequence ATGGAATTAGGTAAAGTTGCGGAAATTGATAATGCAAAAGTCAATAATATAGAAAAAGTTAAATCTATTAAAGAGGTTGATAATAAAGAAAAAATTATTGACAATGAGCAGCACAAAAAAATTATCGGTTCTACTCAAGATAGTGAAATAAATGAAGTTATTTTAGATAATGTACAATTTGGTTACAATAAAAATTCTAAAGATCTTTTTGTTAAAGTTACTAGAGGTGATACTGAGTATAAATATCCTACAGAAGATATGATGAGAGTTAAAGCTCAGTTATTAAGTGAAATGGAAAAAGCACAAAAAGAACAAAATAATAAATAA
- a CDS encoding FliM/FliN family flagellar motor switch protein → MASDLSSFLKDELANTLEQLLSKSVSIDSVSKLDVDSLDDSQCIDIAVKFDFADISSSWSFFIPTITATKFEFFMLGGMGDLKEHIDDEIIDAVNEIISNVCGSLCTTVNAQGFPDISSIKSEVVNSSIKDCKSLDSVPHGYFFDLTMDGEKLPIFISFDDLALPYFNEITGGAGQETAIIQPSIPQASNSAPASSVSSSSQMGISSLLSEDAAQNLQLLFDIKLKLSVRLGTKNFLLKDILRWDIGEIIELEQMVNEPLDILVNGVKIGEGEAVIVEGKFGLKIKNIGNDSAKLSHIGL, encoded by the coding sequence TTGGCATCTGATTTATCAAGTTTTTTAAAAGATGAATTAGCTAATACACTAGAACAACTTCTTTCAAAAAGTGTCTCAATTGATTCTGTAAGTAAGTTGGATGTAGATAGTTTAGATGATTCACAATGTATAGACATAGCTGTAAAATTTGATTTTGCAGATATCTCATCAAGTTGGAGTTTTTTTATTCCTACAATAACAGCAACAAAGTTTGAATTCTTTATGTTAGGTGGGATGGGTGATTTAAAAGAACATATTGATGATGAAATTATTGATGCTGTAAATGAAATTATCTCAAATGTATGTGGAAGTTTATGTACAACTGTAAATGCACAAGGCTTTCCTGATATAAGCTCCATAAAATCTGAAGTAGTAAACTCTTCAATAAAAGATTGTAAAAGTCTAGATTCTGTTCCTCACGGTTACTTTTTTGATTTAACTATGGATGGAGAAAAACTTCCTATTTTTATCTCTTTTGATGATTTAGCCTTGCCTTATTTTAATGAAATAACAGGTGGCGCTGGACAAGAAACAGCTATAATTCAACCAAGTATACCACAAGCTTCAAATAGTGCACCTGCTTCTAGTGTAAGTTCAAGTTCTCAAATGGGCATTAGTTCTTTATTATCTGAAGATGCAGCTCAAAATTTACAGCTTTTATTTGATATTAAATTAAAACTTAGTGTTAGACTAGGAACTAAAAATTTTCTTTTAAAAGATATTTTAAGATGGGATATTGGTGAGATTATTGAATTAGAACAAATGGTAAATGAACCTTTGGATATTTTAGTAAATGGTGTAAAAATAGGTGAGGGCGAAGCAGTAATTGTAGAAGGAAAATTTGGTCTTAAAATAAAAAATATTGGAAATGACTCTGCCAAACTTAGTCATATAGGATTGTAA
- a CDS encoding MotA/TolQ/ExbB proton channel family protein yields the protein MDKSTVGGLAAGWALIALAIILGGVGFGPYIDVPSVVIVFGGTIAVTAGQFEASDLKRLTPAMKIAMNESKVEPLPELVEKITFYATEIKKHGVMHIEQKVLEEKNAFFKEAFQLLVDGTKAETLKPLLETKLEYIDKRHTTMIGMFGNMGGTAGSMGMIGTLVGLVAMLANLSDPASVGPAMAVALLTTMYGALLGTLFAGLIESKLTQKHKKEVDAYEVIIIGASMIAAEESIGNIKMQLNSILVEVEG from the coding sequence ATGGATAAAAGTACAGTAGGTGGTTTAGCCGCAGGTTGGGCGCTTATCGCTCTTGCAATTATTTTAGGTGGGGTTGGTTTTGGGCCTTATATTGATGTCCCTTCAGTTGTTATTGTATTTGGTGGTACAATAGCTGTAACTGCTGGACAATTTGAAGCTAGTGATTTAAAAAGATTAACTCCAGCAATGAAAATTGCAATGAATGAATCAAAAGTTGAACCTTTACCTGAATTAGTTGAAAAAATCACATTTTATGCAACAGAGATTAAAAAACATGGTGTTATGCATATTGAACAAAAAGTATTAGAAGAAAAAAATGCTTTTTTTAAAGAGGCATTCCAACTTTTAGTTGATGGTACAAAAGCTGAGACTTTAAAACCACTACTGGAAACAAAATTAGAGTATATTGATAAAAGACATACTACAATGATAGGAATGTTTGGAAATATGGGTGGAACAGCAGGTTCTATGGGTATGATTGGGACACTTGTAGGACTTGTTGCTATGCTTGCAAACTTATCTGATCCAGCATCAGTTGGACCAGCAATGGCTGTTGCCTTACTTACTACAATGTACGGTGCTTTATTAGGTACTTTATTTGCAGGATTAATAGAGAGTAAATTAACACAAAAACATAAAAAAGAAGTAGATGCATATGAGGTTATTATTATTGGTGCTTCAATGATTGCAGCAGAAGAATCAATTGGTAATATAAAAATGCAATTAAACTCTATTTTAGTTGAAGTGGAAGGGTAG
- a CDS encoding FliH/SctL family protein: MEKNNVYSTAKIVNNNDSVENYQLGTFIQNSVNDDNLVAPGQPVLNDREINGNIDPLLNEVRALSSQINQMNQKITNIENGGLTGKEIDAQVVQAIKDLKHYANFFEQATFQMESKLLKTSISIAQKIISIEIGENSAKIAKETIIHLLDKIKNASKVKIHLNPKDYEILKNELNLENFIQLVEDVNVTAGGVVIASDLGNFDGNIEAKVSTMLESLDLVL; this comes from the coding sequence ATGGAAAAAAATAATGTCTATTCAACTGCTAAAATAGTAAATAATAATGATAGCGTTGAAAATTATCAATTAGGCACATTTATTCAAAATAGTGTGAATGATGACAATCTTGTAGCTCCTGGTCAACCAGTATTAAATGATAGAGAGATAAATGGAAATATTGATCCTTTATTAAATGAAGTTAGAGCTTTATCTTCACAAATAAATCAAATGAATCAGAAAATTACTAATATTGAAAATGGTGGTTTGACAGGAAAAGAGATTGATGCACAAGTTGTTCAAGCAATTAAAGATTTAAAACATTATGCAAACTTTTTTGAACAAGCTACTTTTCAAATGGAATCTAAACTTTTAAAAACATCTATTTCAATTGCTCAAAAAATTATCTCTATTGAAATAGGTGAAAATTCAGCAAAAATTGCGAAAGAGACTATAATACATCTTTTAGATAAGATTAAAAATGCATCAAAAGTCAAAATACATCTAAATCCAAAAGATTATGAAATATTAAAAAATGAATTAAATTTAGAAAATTTTATTCAATTAGTTGAAGATGTAAATGTAACAGCAGGTGGAGTTGTTATAGCCAGTGATTTAGGAAATTTTGATGGAAATATTGAAGCAAAAGTAAGTACAATGTTAGAATCATTAGACTTAGTTTTATAA